The Hyalangium gracile genome includes the window AACTTCCGCTTCGAGGGGCTCGCCAAGGGCGAGTACCAGCTCGAGGCCCGCGCTCCGGGCCATGCCCCCAAGCGCCTGGCGCGCGTGCGTGTCCCGTCCTCGGGCGTCACGGTCGAGCTGGAAGGCTCGGCCTTCCTCGAGGGCTTCGTCGAGCTGCCCGATGGAAAGCCCGCCGCCCAGGCCCAGGTGAGCGCCTTCGGCACGGACGAGGCCGTGGTAAGCGACACGAGCGCGGGCGGTGCCTTCTCGCTCGATGTTCCTCCCGGGGCCTATCAGCTCACCGCTCGCCAGGGAGACAAGACGGGCTCCGCCCCGGGTCGCATCGTGGTCGGCGCCGGGATGACCGTCAGGGACATCCGCATCCGGCTGGGCTCCGCGACGTCCATCGCGGGTGTCGTGCGCCGGAAGGACACGGGAGCGCCCATCCCCGACGCGGCGATCTCCGTCAGCTCGAGCGGTGCCCCGGGAGACCTCGCTGGCGCCACCTCGGACGTGGCCGGGCACTTCGAGGTGGGAGGGCTCTCTTCAGCCTCGTACGACGTGACGGTCCGGGCTCGGGGCTTCAAGCCGCTGCGCCGCGGCGGCATCACCGTGCTGGAAGGTCAGCGCTTCGAGCTTGTCGCCGAGCTGGTCGCCAACGGCCGCATCGAAGGAACCGTCGTCGACAGCGCGAAGAAGCCCGTCAACGGAGTCCAGATCACTCCCCAGCGCAGGTGGGGCCCCCTGGAAGGAGCGACCTCCGTCGTGACGGACGCGGCGGGCAGCTTCGCGCTCGAGGACTTGCCCTCGGGAGACATCTACGTCGCGGCCCGTCCTCCCAACAGCGATGAGAACACCCGCGTCCCCGTCAAGGTCGAGCCCGGCCAGACGGCACGGGTCCAGATCCAGCTCTCCGACGAAGGAACCCTCGAGGGAACGGTCCGCCTGACCGGGGGCAAGGTTCCGACTCGGCCCGTCACGGTCTATGCCCGACGCGTCGAGGCGCAGCACCCCGATCGCATCGAGCTGCCCGCCACGGCCGAGGGAACGTTCTCCATGCGAGTGCGCGCCGGCCGCTACCAGCTCATGGCCTGGCTGGCGGACGCCCCCTTCATGAACGACCAGGAGAAGACCGTCACCCTGGAGGCCGGCAAGGTCCAGCGCGTCGAGCTCGAGGTGCGTGAAGCCAGGCGGCCCATCACCGTCACGGTCCTCGAGCCCAATGGAGCGCCCAGCGTGGGCGCCGTCGTCATGGGCAGCGAGGCAGGCAAGTCCAACATCCTCATCGAGGACCTGACCGATGAGTCCGGACGGGTGACGGTGGTCGCGGATCCGATCGGCTCGGACATGCTGCACCTCTGGGCGACGAACGGAGGCCGCAGCGGCGATCTACCCCGAGTCCCCGCGACGAGCGGCAGCGCGACGCTCCAGCTCACCCCCGGTGCGCGGCTGAGCGGCTCGGTCCGCTCGGCGGGAGGACGCGCCGTCAACGGCTTCCAGCTCGTGGTGGCGGCGGTGCGCACTGACGAGGACTACATCCCCCAGCAGTCGTTCGAGTTCACCGGCGATCGCTTCGTGGTCGAGGACATCGCGCCGGGCCGGGTGTCCATCACCGCCACGCTCTCGGACGGTCGCGCCGGCAAGGTCGAGGCCACCGCGCCTTCCGGCACCGCGACCCAGGTCGACATCGTCGTGGACGCCGGCGGGAGCGTCACGGGTCGCCTGCTGGATGCGAAGACGGGCGAGCCCATCAGCCAGGCCTTCGTCGAGCTCAACGGCCTCATGTCACCCACGACAGGGCCCGACGGGCGCTTCCGGATGAACGACATCGCGCCCGGCACCCACCGCCTCACCGCCTGGGAGCGGCAGCACGACATCGCCGAGAAGCAGGTGACGATCGCCTCCGGGAAGGAGGTGGACCTGGGAGACTGGCGCCTGGGCCCGCCTCGCGTGGAGCCCGGACGCCTGGGGCTCGGCTTCGGCATGAGCGGCGACGATGTCACCATCAGCTGGATCGCCACGGGCGCGGAGGTGGGGGACCTCCAGGTAGGCGACGTGGTGACGGCCATCGACAGCGCCACCGTGCTCACCCCGGGCGAGGCCCGCCAGCGCGAGCTGGGGGCTCCCGGCAGCCAGGCGACCCTGGCCATCCGCCGGGACGGGCAGGCCCGTACGCTCACGCTGATGCGCGCGAAGTAGCCTCACTCCTGCGGAGCCTGGGGCACCGGCCGCGGCTCTCCTCCCCCGCCGCCGGTGTGCACAGGCTTCCCCTTGCCTCCTCCGAACCAGCGCTTGAACTTCCCGAGGATCCAGCTCCGGGCATTCGAGAGGATTTCATACACCGTCGGAATCACCAGCAGCGTGAGCAGGGTGGAGGTGATGACGCCGCCAATCACCGCGCGGCCCAGCGGCGCACGGAAGTCACCGCCCTCGCCCCGCCCCAGCGCCACCGGAATCATGCCGGCGATCAGCGCGAGCGTCGTCATCATGATGGGCCGCAGGCGGATGCGGCCGGCCTCGATGAGCGCCTCCCGCAGCGGCACCCCGCGCCGCTCGTGAGACCACTTGGCGAAGTCGATGAGCAGGATGGCGTTCTTCGCCACGATGCCCATCAGCAGGATGACGCCGATGAGGCTCATGATGTTCAGCGTGTCCCCGGTGACGAGCAGCGCCAGCACCACGCCGATCAGCGATAGCGGCAGGGAAATGAGGATCGCCAGCGGATCCAGGAACGAGCCGAACTGCACCACCAGGATGAGGTACATCAGCAGCACGGCGATGATCAGCGCCGTGAAGACGCGGGTGAACACCTCCGCCTGGTCCGCGGCCTCGCCACCCGCCGAGAGCTGGTAGCCGGCCGGCAGCCGCACGTTCTGCACCTGGGCCTGGATGTCCCTCATCACCTCCGACAGCGAGCGCCCCTCCACGTTGGCCTGGATGTTGATGACCTTGTCCCGGTTGAGGTGGTTGATCTGCGCCGGCCCCAGCGTCTGGCGTATCTCCGCCACCTGCCCCAGCGGCACCACCACGGGAGTTCCTCCCGGCCCTCCCGGGATGACCAGCGGGAGCTGCGCCAGATCGCTCGGGTTGGAGCGGGCCTCCGGCATCAGCCGCACCATCACGTCACGCGTCTCGCCCGTGGGATCGATCCAGTCCCCCGAGTCCAACCCCGCGAAGGCCGGCCGCAGGGCCTGCGCCACCTGCCCCACCGTCACCCCGAGCTGCCCGGCGATCCCCCGCCGCAGCTCCACCTCCAGCTCCGGCTTCTGCCCGCGCGTGGACAGGCCCACGTCCACCGCGCCCGGCACCTGCTTCACCTCGCGCACCACCTGCTCGGCCAGCTGGTTGAGCATCCGGGTGTCCGTCCCGCGCAGCTCGAGCTGGATCTGCTTGAACGCCCCGCCAAAGCCGCTGGTGAACACGGACACCTGCGCGCCGCCCAGCCGCGCCAGCTCGCCACGCAGCACGTGGCCCAGTTCCTCCTGGCTCTGGTCGCGCTCCGTCTTCGGCGTGAGCTTCACGTACACCAGCGCCTGGTCCACGCCCGGCGAGCGCAGCGGCAGCGCCGTGCCGATGGTGGCGTACGTGTAAGCGACCTCCGGGTGCTCGCGCACCGCCCGGGACACCTCCTCCACCTTGCGCCGCGTGTACTCCAGGCTCGAGCTGGGGGGCGTCTCCACCAGGATCTCCATCTCGGCGCGGTCGCTCACCGGCACGAAGCCCGCGCCGCCCACCGTGCCCTGCAGCACCAGCGCGCCCACGAGCGAGCCCACCGCCAGCAGCACCATGGCCAGCCGGTGGTCCAGCGCCCAGGCGATGACGCGCTTGTAGTTGTCCGCCTGCCGGTCGAACCAGTGGTTGAAGCGCGAGAGCACCCGCGAGATGGGCCCCTTGCGCGCCCCCTTCTCCACCTGCGGATCCGCCCAGTACGCCGAGAGCATCGGGTCCAGCGAGAAGCTCACGAAGAGCGACACCAGCACCGCGCACGCGATGGTGAGCGCGAACGGCTTGAACCACTGCCCCGCCACTCCGTACATGAAGGCGATGGGCACGAACACCGCCACGATGGAGAAGGTGGTGGCCGCCACCGCCAGGCCAATCTCGCTCGTGCCCTCGCGCGAGGCCTCGTAGTGGTCCTTCCCCATCTCGATGTGCCGGACGATGTTCTCTCGCACCACGATGGCGTCATCGATGAGGATGCCGATGGCCAGCGACAGGCCCAGCAGCGACATGGTGTTGAGCGTGAAGCCGAACACCCACACGCTGATGAACGCCGCCAGCACGCTCACCGGCAGCGCCAGGCCCGTAATCACCGTCGAGCGCCACGAGTTCAGGAAGAGGAACACCACCAGCACCGTGAGGATGGCGCCCTCGAAGAGCGCCTCCTGCACGTTCGTCACCGCCTCGGACACCCGCGTGCCCGCGTCCACCACCATCTCCAGCCGGGCGCCCTCGGGCAGCCGCTCCTGCAGCGCCTTCACGCGCTCGCGCAGGGCGTCACTCACCTCCGTGGTGCTGTAGCCCTTGGCCTTCAGCACGTCGATGCCCACCGCCTGGCTGCCGTTGAAGAGCGCCATCGTGCGCGGCTCTTCCGTGCCGTCCCGCGCCGTGGCCACCTGTCCCAGCAGGATGGGCTGGCCGTTGCGCTGGGTGATGACGACGTTGGCGAAGTCCTCGGGTGACTCCAGCCGGCCCTTCAGCCGGATGGTCTGCTCGTCCAGCTGCCCGGTGATGCGGCCCACCGGCGCCGCCAGGTTCTGCGCCTGGAGCGCCTGCACCACGTCCGCCACGCCCAGCCCCGCCGCCTGGAGCGCCGCCGGCTTCAGCTCCACCGTCAGCTCGCGCTCGATGCTGCCCACCACCGTCGCCTGCGCCACGCCCGGCACCGCGCGCAGCTCGCTCACCACCATGGGGTCCGCGATGCGCGAGAGCGTCGTGGCCGGCAGCGTGTCCGACGTCAGCGTCAGCGAGACGATGGGGAAGTCCGCCGGATCGAACCGCGTGAGGATGGGCTCCTCCATCTCCTGCGGAAGGTCCGCGCGCTTGCTGGAGATGGCATCCCGGATGTCCTGCGAGGCCTCCTGGATGTCCTTCTCGAAGTCGAAGAACACGGTGAACTGGGCCAGCCCGTCCGTGGCGGACGAGGTCGTCTTGCTGCCGTCCAGCCCGCTGATGCTGAAGATGGCGTCCTCGATGGGCTCCACCACCTCGCGCTCCACCGTGTCCGGCGAGGCGCCCGGGTAGACGATGGTGACGCCGATGACGGGCTGCTCGACGTCCGGGAACTCGTCCGTCTGCAGGTTGACGAGCGCGACGAGCCCGAAGACGACCAGCGCCACCATGGTGGTGACGGTGACGATGGGGCGCTTGATGGCGAAATCGGAGATGAACACGGCGTCTCCTCGGAAGACTGCGTGAGGGGTTGGAGCAGCAGCCTCAGCGAGGCGAGGGAGAGGTGGGGCCTTGTCCCGCGGGCCGGGACGCCTGGCTCACCTCCACGCGGGTGCCCTCGACGAGCTCCCTCGCCGAGCCCAGCAGCACCACGTCCCCCGCCTGGACGCCGGAGCGCACCTCGACCTGCTGCGCCACCTCGTCGCGCAGCCCCAGCGTCACCGGGACGCGCTCCACCTTGCCGTCGCGCACGCGCAGCACCGAGGGCTGCACGCCGCGCAGCTCCACCGCCCCCACGGGCAGCGCCAGCGCCTCCTTGGACTCGGAGGCCACCCGCCCCTGCGCGAACAGCCCGACCAGCAGCGTCTGCTCCACGTTGGGGATGGTGACGTAGATGCGGACCTGCCCGGTGGCCGGGTCCACCGCCGGGTTGATGCGCTCAATCTCACCCGAGAACGTCTGCTCCGAGCGCCCGGGCAGGCGGAAGGTGACGGGCGTCCCCGTCTGGACGCGCCCCGCGTACTCGGCGGGGACCGACGCCTCCAGCTCCAGGCTCGTGGGGTCCACCACGGTGAGCAGCGGCGAGCCCGGCTGCACCACGTCC containing:
- a CDS encoding efflux RND transporter periplasmic adaptor subunit, giving the protein MWGVLIAACLVGCNGQRGEAAPPEPEATSVTLGAENVARVEPRELRSGPVISGALRARQAATLRAEVAGPVLEVKIDQGQPVKRGQLLARLDDVALQDQLFAARSAATVAENALQVALAEEERNEKLAKAGVITQRDFERAQLARHQAQAQLSEARSRLALMREQVGRTRIIAPFDGVVSERQANAGDVVQPGSPLLTVVDPTSLELEASVPAEYAGRVQTGTPVTFRLPGRSEQTFSGEIERINPAVDPATGQVRIYVTIPNVEQTLLVGLFAQGRVASESKEALALPVGAVELRGVQPSVLRVRDGKVERVPVTLGLRDEVAQQVEVRSGVQAGDVVLLGSARELVEGTRVEVSQASRPAGQGPTSPSPR
- a CDS encoding efflux RND transporter permease subunit — encoded protein: MFISDFAIKRPIVTVTTMVALVVFGLVALVNLQTDEFPDVEQPVIGVTIVYPGASPDTVEREVVEPIEDAIFSISGLDGSKTTSSATDGLAQFTVFFDFEKDIQEASQDIRDAISSKRADLPQEMEEPILTRFDPADFPIVSLTLTSDTLPATTLSRIADPMVVSELRAVPGVAQATVVGSIERELTVELKPAALQAAGLGVADVVQALQAQNLAAPVGRITGQLDEQTIRLKGRLESPEDFANVVITQRNGQPILLGQVATARDGTEEPRTMALFNGSQAVGIDVLKAKGYSTTEVSDALRERVKALQERLPEGARLEMVVDAGTRVSEAVTNVQEALFEGAILTVLVVFLFLNSWRSTVITGLALPVSVLAAFISVWVFGFTLNTMSLLGLSLAIGILIDDAIVVRENIVRHIEMGKDHYEASREGTSEIGLAVAATTFSIVAVFVPIAFMYGVAGQWFKPFALTIACAVLVSLFVSFSLDPMLSAYWADPQVEKGARKGPISRVLSRFNHWFDRQADNYKRVIAWALDHRLAMVLLAVGSLVGALVLQGTVGGAGFVPVSDRAEMEILVETPPSSSLEYTRRKVEEVSRAVREHPEVAYTYATIGTALPLRSPGVDQALVYVKLTPKTERDQSQEELGHVLRGELARLGGAQVSVFTSGFGGAFKQIQLELRGTDTRMLNQLAEQVVREVKQVPGAVDVGLSTRGQKPELEVELRRGIAGQLGVTVGQVAQALRPAFAGLDSGDWIDPTGETRDVMVRLMPEARSNPSDLAQLPLVIPGGPGGTPVVVPLGQVAEIRQTLGPAQINHLNRDKVINIQANVEGRSLSEVMRDIQAQVQNVRLPAGYQLSAGGEAADQAEVFTRVFTALIIAVLLMYLILVVQFGSFLDPLAILISLPLSLIGVVLALLVTGDTLNIMSLIGVILLMGIVAKNAILLIDFAKWSHERRGVPLREALIEAGRIRLRPIMMTTLALIAGMIPVALGRGEGGDFRAPLGRAVIGGVITSTLLTLLVIPTVYEILSNARSWILGKFKRWFGGGKGKPVHTGGGGGEPRPVPQAPQE
- a CDS encoding carboxypeptidase regulatory-like domain-containing protein; this translates as MNRKVLIVIGAAVLLLVTWWAWRDASKPSGEPSPAVTSASGPGASSGQDSSRRSASGASTGLDRQGTGSGATAPEGATPPVAEPMRAEEGTLRVEVVTPSGPRTGARVSLYLRGPREPTTGLPAWRLAGSGVTDEAGLLVLPARAGRYLVSARAEGFATARADVTRPHGESTTSVRLTLDAGAILEGSTVERATRNPVPLAELTLIPRPSLLDARASAPQEERHSAASDARGNFRFEGLAKGEYQLEARAPGHAPKRLARVRVPSSGVTVELEGSAFLEGFVELPDGKPAAQAQVSAFGTDEAVVSDTSAGGAFSLDVPPGAYQLTARQGDKTGSAPGRIVVGAGMTVRDIRIRLGSATSIAGVVRRKDTGAPIPDAAISVSSSGAPGDLAGATSDVAGHFEVGGLSSASYDVTVRARGFKPLRRGGITVLEGQRFELVAELVANGRIEGTVVDSAKKPVNGVQITPQRRWGPLEGATSVVTDAAGSFALEDLPSGDIYVAARPPNSDENTRVPVKVEPGQTARVQIQLSDEGTLEGTVRLTGGKVPTRPVTVYARRVEAQHPDRIELPATAEGTFSMRVRAGRYQLMAWLADAPFMNDQEKTVTLEAGKVQRVELEVREARRPITVTVLEPNGAPSVGAVVMGSEAGKSNILIEDLTDESGRVTVVADPIGSDMLHLWATNGGRSGDLPRVPATSGSATLQLTPGARLSGSVRSAGGRAVNGFQLVVAAVRTDEDYIPQQSFEFTGDRFVVEDIAPGRVSITATLSDGRAGKVEATAPSGTATQVDIVVDAGGSVTGRLLDAKTGEPISQAFVELNGLMSPTTGPDGRFRMNDIAPGTHRLTAWERQHDIAEKQVTIASGKEVDLGDWRLGPPRVEPGRLGLGFGMSGDDVTISWIATGAEVGDLQVGDVVTAIDSATVLTPGEARQRELGAPGSQATLAIRRDGQARTLTLMRAK